From Companilactobacillus heilongjiangensis, one genomic window encodes:
- a CDS encoding NAD(P)-dependent oxidoreductase has product MVIGAYGHAGKLIMREAVRRGHDVVGIAHRMHKHESTNNIVIKDMMDLTKADISNVDAIVDAVGAWTAGTEAVHYNGLEHITQMIAGTTIHYLKIGGANTLFIDKKHRHTLQELPLYYPDYMQDVCNAHAEGLKILRTYDDVNWTYVTPTFNFDPNGQKTGNYQVEGEEIKVPSSHDPNDGKHDYISYADFSKAVIDIVEQHKFVHQRITLVSGDNPHPTWRY; this is encoded by the coding sequence ATGGTTATCGGAGCATACGGACATGCAGGTAAACTAATTATGCGAGAGGCAGTTCGTCGAGGACATGATGTTGTGGGCATCGCACATCGAATGCATAAACATGAATCAACTAATAATATTGTTATAAAAGATATGATGGATTTAACAAAAGCTGATATTTCAAATGTTGATGCAATAGTAGATGCCGTTGGTGCTTGGACTGCTGGAACTGAAGCGGTTCATTACAATGGATTGGAACATATCACGCAAATGATTGCCGGAACAACAATTCATTATTTGAAAATTGGTGGTGCCAATACGCTCTTTATTGATAAAAAGCATCGGCATACTTTGCAGGAATTACCGTTATATTATCCGGATTACATGCAAGACGTTTGCAACGCACATGCTGAAGGATTAAAGATTCTCAGAACATATGATGATGTGAATTGGACATATGTCACACCAACATTTAACTTTGATCCAAATGGTCAAAAGACTGGTAATTATCAAGTTGAAGGGGAAGAAATAAAAGTTCCCAGTTCACATGATCCTAATGATGGAAAACATGATTACATCAGTTATGCTGACTTTTCTAAGGCGGTAATTGATATAGTGGAGCAACATAAATTTGTTCACCAGAGAATTACGTTGGTTAGTGGTGATAATCCACATCCTACTTGGAGATACTAG
- a CDS encoding C40 family peptidase, with amino-acid sequence MSKKVITAFLIAAGMTGGLILNSSQLNVKAASKGIVNTTKMTFLYNEQGKLVKDRALAPKTAWVYDQQIQIGDQGSFYRVATHEFVKTSDVSVQHGKTENGIVRTGSNGALMYGYDAGNYKATGTKLAAHSAWQYSKVDNANGKTWYQVNADGWINSDDASTSNFINNSGVAKISYAPASGINLWTGYGTHKVASGQKLTNGSEWNFSQKVIDANGDAWYMLGNNQWIEGTYTKITNQVFDTSAAQNWDPNFAVVKVNQKASVYNDSNYKSGVKESSAAGTLLQVASTEQTGNVIWYELSNGGWIPSTVVTEMTNYRSPVALNGKTKQQTIDAVVSAAKQQLGKPYIWNAKGPAGFDCSGLMQYVFRQATGQNIGSWTVPQETAGTKVSINQLQRGDLVFWGPSGASYHVALYLGNNQYLNALRPGTNVKIDRISSSFRPSFGVRVFK; translated from the coding sequence ATGTCCAAAAAAGTTATAACAGCCTTTTTGATAGCAGCAGGGATGACTGGTGGCTTGATATTAAATAGTAGCCAGTTGAATGTAAAGGCTGCTAGCAAAGGGATTGTCAACACTACTAAAATGACATTTCTTTACAATGAACAAGGAAAACTTGTTAAAGACCGTGCATTAGCTCCAAAAACTGCTTGGGTCTATGACCAACAGATTCAAATTGGTGATCAAGGTAGCTTTTATCGCGTAGCAACACACGAATTTGTCAAAACTAGTGATGTTTCAGTTCAACATGGTAAGACCGAAAATGGAATTGTTAGAACGGGTTCAAATGGTGCATTAATGTACGGCTACGATGCAGGTAATTACAAGGCAACTGGCACCAAACTAGCTGCACATAGCGCTTGGCAGTATAGCAAAGTCGATAATGCTAACGGTAAAACTTGGTATCAAGTTAATGCCGATGGTTGGATCAACAGTGATGATGCTTCAACTTCAAATTTCATTAATAATTCTGGAGTTGCCAAAATCAGTTATGCTCCAGCAAGTGGTATCAATTTGTGGACTGGTTATGGAACACATAAAGTCGCTAGCGGCCAAAAATTAACCAATGGCTCAGAATGGAACTTTTCCCAGAAAGTTATTGATGCCAATGGGGATGCTTGGTATATGCTTGGCAATAATCAATGGATTGAAGGAACTTATACCAAGATTACGAACCAGGTTTTTGATACTAGTGCAGCTCAAAACTGGGATCCAAATTTTGCAGTCGTTAAAGTAAATCAGAAAGCGTCTGTTTATAATGACAGCAATTATAAGTCTGGTGTAAAAGAATCATCTGCAGCTGGAACGTTGCTACAAGTGGCTTCAACTGAACAAACAGGCAATGTTATCTGGTATGAGTTGAGCAATGGCGGTTGGATTCCTTCAACAGTTGTGACAGAAATGACAAATTATCGTTCACCAGTAGCTTTGAATGGTAAAACTAAGCAACAAACTATCGACGCTGTAGTTTCTGCAGCTAAACAACAATTGGGCAAACCTTACATTTGGAATGCCAAGGGACCAGCTGGTTTTGACTGCTCAGGTTTGATGCAATATGTCTTCAGACAAGCAACCGGTCAAAATATCGGTTCATGGACAGTCCCACAGGAAACAGCAGGTACCAAAGTTTCAATTAATCAATTGCAACGTGGCGACTTAGTATTCTGGGGTCCATCGGGTGCCAGTTATCATGTGGCATTATACTTGGGCAATAATCAATATTTGAACGCTTTACGTCCAGGTACCAATGTTAAAATCGACCGTATTTCTTCAAGTTTCAGACCATCATTTGGAGTACGAGTATTTAAGTAA
- the serC gene encoding 3-phosphoserine/phosphohydroxythreonine transaminase: protein MTIYNFAAGPATMPAEVIQQIKADLPSYNDSGMSIMEISHRSALFEDVFQKAQQDMRDLLKIPDNYQILFFQGGCTLQFTAAPLNLANKYHKIALLDSGHWADRAGDEAKRVGVKVDVLDSTKADHYTKLPVLESLPADTYDYLHITTNNTIEGTAYTNLPETGMTELVGDMSSNFMGQAYDVKKFGAIMAGAQKNLGIAGLTVVIVRNDLIGKVKDLPSMVDYQLFAKKESMFNTPPVFAIYAAGLVLQWLKDQGGIAEMERRNRQKSGLLYDFLDNSDLFTAPVFKADRSLTNVVFVTGNPEIDQRLVAQAADNGLVNIKGHRSVGGMRASLYNAMPYEGVEKLVDFLTKFEKDYRGLH from the coding sequence ATGACAATTTACAATTTTGCAGCTGGTCCCGCAACAATGCCAGCCGAAGTTATTCAACAAATTAAGGCCGATTTACCTTCATACAACGATTCAGGCATGAGCATTATGGAAATTTCTCATCGTTCCGCTCTGTTTGAAGATGTTTTTCAAAAGGCACAACAAGATATGCGTGATTTATTAAAAATTCCTGATAATTATCAAATTTTGTTTTTCCAAGGTGGCTGTACATTACAATTTACTGCCGCACCACTTAATTTAGCCAATAAATATCATAAAATTGCTTTGTTAGACAGCGGTCATTGGGCTGATCGAGCTGGTGACGAGGCCAAAAGAGTCGGGGTTAAAGTCGATGTTTTAGATTCAACTAAAGCTGATCATTATACGAAATTACCGGTTTTGGAAAGTTTGCCAGCTGATACTTACGATTATTTGCACATCACCACTAACAATACGATTGAAGGTACCGCCTATACGAATTTGCCTGAAACTGGTATGACCGAATTAGTGGGAGATATGTCATCTAATTTCATGGGTCAAGCATATGATGTTAAAAAGTTTGGTGCCATCATGGCGGGCGCTCAAAAGAACTTGGGTATTGCCGGATTAACGGTAGTTATCGTTAGAAATGATTTAATTGGTAAGGTTAAAGATTTGCCAAGTATGGTGGATTATCAATTATTTGCTAAAAAGGAATCAATGTTTAATACGCCACCAGTTTTTGCAATTTACGCAGCTGGTCTAGTTCTTCAATGGTTAAAAGATCAAGGTGGAATTGCTGAAATGGAACGACGCAACCGTCAAAAATCAGGACTATTATATGATTTCCTAGATAACTCAGACCTATTCACAGCACCAGTTTTCAAAGCCGACCGTTCATTAACCAATGTCGTATTTGTTACAGGCAATCCAGAAATTGACCAGCGATTAGTTGCTCAAGCAGCTGACAATGGTCTAGTTAATATTAAAGGACATCGTTCTGTTGGTGGTATGCGTGCCAGTTTGTACAATGCAATGCCATATGAAGGAGTCGAAAAATTGGTCGACTTTCTAACTAAATTTGAAAAAGATTACAGGGGGCTCCACTAA
- a CDS encoding histidine phosphatase family protein translates to MTEFYFIRHGQTTANVMKMKQGTINTEMTYLNDNGQKQAHNLADNFDISFADRIICSPLERTKQTAAILNEKAQLPISYDKRLIEISYGEWDGHQNAELRKLHPDAYNDYLNDVLPIYVKYAPSGETFEDVIKRVHEFIMDAMQKYPDDKIICVTHGFTVKAVALDILKPQDPMTLPEPRNTSVTKVIALPKTNEFYLEYYNQAFN, encoded by the coding sequence ATGACTGAATTTTACTTTATTAGACACGGACAAACCACCGCTAATGTGATGAAAATGAAACAAGGTACCATTAACACGGAAATGACTTATTTAAACGACAACGGTCAAAAGCAAGCTCATAACTTGGCTGATAATTTTGATATTAGCTTTGCTGATCGAATTATCTGTAGTCCGTTGGAACGTACTAAACAAACTGCTGCTATTTTGAATGAAAAAGCGCAACTGCCGATTTCTTACGACAAACGTTTGATTGAGATCTCTTACGGCGAATGGGACGGTCATCAAAATGCTGAGCTTCGCAAACTTCATCCTGATGCCTACAATGATTATCTCAACGACGTGCTCCCTATTTATGTTAAATACGCTCCCAGTGGTGAAACTTTTGAGGATGTCATCAAACGAGTACATGAATTCATTATGGATGCCATGCAAAAATATCCAGATGACAAAATTATTTGTGTGACACATGGTTTCACAGTTAAGGCCGTTGCCTTAGATATTCTAAAGCCACAAGATCCCATGACTTTGCCCGAACCAAGAAATACCAGTGTTACCAAAGTAATCGCCTTACCTAAAACTAATGAATTTTATCTAGAATATTACAACCAAGCCTTCAACTAA